Proteins encoded by one window of Halomonas sp. SH5A2:
- the rpsE gene encoding 30S ribosomal protein S5 produces the protein MAKNEQQSGDLQEKLVQVNRVAKVVKGGRIFGFTALTVVGDGKGRVGFGRGKAREVPIAIQKAMDQARRNMVKVNLSGHTLQYPVKARHGASKVYMQPASEGTGIIAGGAMRSVLELAGVHDVLAKCYGSTNPVNVVRATVKGLASMQAPDDVAAKRGLSIEAITG, from the coding sequence ATGGCGAAGAACGAACAGCAAAGCGGTGATCTGCAGGAAAAACTTGTGCAGGTTAACCGCGTCGCCAAGGTGGTCAAAGGTGGTCGTATTTTCGGCTTCACCGCACTGACCGTCGTTGGCGATGGTAAAGGTCGTGTTGGTTTCGGTCGTGGCAAGGCGCGTGAAGTGCCGATCGCGATTCAGAAAGCCATGGACCAAGCTCGTCGCAACATGGTCAAGGTCAATCTTTCAGGCCATACGCTGCAATACCCGGTTAAAGCCCGTCACGGTGCTTCCAAGGTATACATGCAGCCGGCTTCTGAAGGTACCGGCATTATCGCCGGTGGCGCCATGCGCTCCGTACTGGAGCTCGCTGGTGTCCATGACGTACTGGCCAAGTGCTACGGTTCCACCAACCCGGTCAACGTGGTGCGAGCGACTGTGAAAGGTCTCGCTTCCATGCAAGCACCGGATGACGTGGCCGCCAAGCGCGGTCTGTCTATCGAAGCGATCACGGGGTAA
- a CDS encoding D-alanyl-D-alanine carboxypeptidase, translated as MALPLQAANPRYAGMVVDLDEGEVLYSENADARRYPASLTKIMTLYLAFEALEEGRLQLDQPLPVSSQAASMPATKLWLSPGSSILVDEAIRALAVRSANDVAVVMAEALGGSERRFAQLMTEKARELGMRNTTFRNASGLPDDRQITTARDMVTLAVRVMQDFPDYYHYFGLQAFTYRGTRHTSHNRLVRDYPGADGLKTGFIRASGFNVITTAKRGDRRLMAIVMGGFTAQSRDKHMANLLDRSFTRAALLDKSNWMADLDFSAEYMAFAPTPSHTPTPSPTPTPAPVESSPVVASYSPETAPFEPPNAATQDPEPQADPLQAFIDRERAMASRAAGGWGIQVGAFSQEDQAQRYAREAARYLPRDLDGQVAIDTSVGQSPIFRARLMALEEQQARQACEQLRSRGMDCMVVNASL; from the coding sequence ATGGCACTGCCTCTTCAAGCGGCTAACCCCCGCTATGCCGGTATGGTGGTCGACCTCGATGAAGGCGAGGTACTGTATTCGGAAAACGCGGATGCGCGTCGCTACCCAGCCTCGCTGACCAAGATCATGACCCTCTATCTGGCCTTTGAAGCGCTTGAAGAAGGGCGATTGCAGCTGGATCAGCCGCTGCCGGTATCGTCACAGGCGGCGTCCATGCCCGCAACAAAGTTATGGCTGTCCCCTGGCAGCTCGATTCTGGTCGATGAAGCCATTCGGGCGCTCGCCGTGCGCTCAGCCAATGACGTAGCGGTCGTCATGGCGGAGGCGTTGGGTGGTAGCGAACGTCGCTTTGCCCAGTTGATGACCGAAAAAGCCCGCGAGCTGGGGATGCGCAATACCACCTTCCGCAATGCCTCTGGGCTTCCCGATGACCGGCAGATTACGACAGCACGCGACATGGTCACGCTTGCGGTTCGCGTGATGCAGGACTTCCCTGACTATTATCATTATTTTGGTCTGCAGGCGTTTACTTATCGCGGCACCCGGCACACTAGCCACAACCGACTGGTACGTGACTATCCCGGTGCAGATGGCCTGAAAACCGGTTTTATCCGTGCTTCAGGCTTCAACGTGATCACCACGGCCAAGCGCGGGGATCGTCGCTTGATGGCCATCGTGATGGGTGGCTTTACCGCCCAGTCGCGGGATAAGCACATGGCCAATCTGCTGGATCGAAGTTTTACTCGTGCTGCCCTTCTGGATAAGTCTAACTGGATGGCCGACCTTGATTTTTCTGCCGAATACATGGCCTTTGCGCCAACACCTTCACACACGCCCACACCTTCGCCGACGCCAACACCCGCACCGGTTGAATCATCACCCGTGGTGGCGTCTTACTCGCCTGAAACTGCCCCGTTCGAGCCGCCTAACGCAGCAACGCAAGACCCTGAGCCGCAAGCGGATCCGTTGCAGGCCTTTATCGACCGTGAACGTGCCATGGCGTCTCGTGCGGCAGGTGGCTGGGGTATCCAGGTGGGCGCTTTCAGTCAGGAAGATCAAGCCCAGCGCTATGCACGTGAAGCCGCCAGGTACTTGCCCCGCGACCTCGACGGTCAGGTGGCGATAGACACCTCGGTAGGCCAAAGCCCGATATTTCGCGCCCGGCTGATGGCGCTGGAAGAGCAACAGGCGCGCCAGGCATGCGAACAGTTGCGCTCGCGGGGAATGGACTGCATGGTCGTCAATGCAAGCCTATAG
- the rplO gene encoding 50S ribosomal protein L15, with translation MKLNTLSPAAGSKHAAKRVGRGIGSGLGKTGGRGHKGQKARSGGTVKPGFEGGQMPLQRRLPKFGFTSAKSMVSEEVRLAELAQVAGEEVTLETLKQANVLKDATLHAKIILSGELKKAVTVRGIKVTKGAREAIEAAGGKVED, from the coding sequence ATGAAACTCAATACCTTGAGCCCGGCAGCGGGCTCTAAACACGCTGCAAAGCGCGTTGGTCGTGGTATCGGCTCTGGTCTGGGCAAGACCGGTGGCCGAGGCCACAAAGGCCAGAAAGCACGTAGTGGCGGTACTGTTAAGCCAGGTTTCGAAGGCGGTCAGATGCCGTTGCAGCGTCGTCTGCCGAAGTTTGGTTTTACCTCGGCCAAGTCGATGGTCTCGGAAGAAGTTCGCCTAGCTGAGCTGGCCCAAGTGGCCGGCGAAGAGGTAACGCTCGAGACGCTGAAGCAGGCAAACGTGCTGAAGGATGCAACGCTACACGCGAAGATCATCCTTTCTGGCGAACTGAAAAAAGCGGTTACCGTTCGCGGAATCAAGGTCACCAAAGGTGCCCGTGAAGCGATCGAAGCCGCTGGCGGCAAGGTAGAGGACTAA
- the rplE gene encoding 50S ribosomal protein L5, whose translation MANLKERYQNEVVAQLKEQFSYANVMQVPRITKVTLNMGIGDAVSDKKLIDNAIGDLEMLSGQKPLVTKARKSIAGFKVREGWPIGIKVTLRAERMWDFLDRLVNIAIPRVRDFRGLNPKSFDGRGNYSMGVREQIIFPEIEYDKIDRIRGLDVTITTTANTDEEGRALLTALNFPFKK comes from the coding sequence ATGGCGAACTTGAAAGAACGTTATCAAAACGAGGTCGTAGCACAGCTCAAAGAGCAGTTCAGCTACGCCAACGTAATGCAGGTACCCCGCATCACGAAAGTGACGCTTAATATGGGTATCGGCGATGCGGTCAGCGATAAAAAGCTGATCGACAATGCCATCGGCGACCTGGAGATGTTGTCCGGTCAAAAGCCGCTGGTGACCAAGGCACGCAAGTCCATCGCGGGCTTCAAGGTGCGTGAAGGTTGGCCGATCGGGATCAAGGTAACACTGCGCGCTGAGCGTATGTGGGACTTCCTGGACCGTCTGGTCAACATCGCGATTCCTCGCGTGCGTGACTTCCGTGGTCTCAACCCGAAGTCCTTCGACGGTCGCGGCAACTACTCCATGGGTGTGCGTGAGCAGATCATCTTCCCGGAGATCGAGTATGATAAGATCGATCGTATCCGTGGGTTGGACGTCACTATCACCACTACCGCCAACACCGACGAGGAAGGTCGCGCGCTATTAACCGCGCTGAACTTCCCGTTCAAGAAATAA
- the rplF gene encoding 50S ribosomal protein L6 produces MSRIAKYPVKVPAGVEIKIDADQLTAKGGQGTLSMTIHHDVVVGQEDGQLTFAPSESAKSWAMAGTTRALVQNLVTGVSEGFTRTLEIVGVGYRAQVKGQTLNLSLGFSHPVDYELPEGVSAETPKNTVIVLKSADKQQLGQCAAEIRAFRPPEPYKGKGVRYADEQVRRKEAKKK; encoded by the coding sequence ATGTCCCGCATAGCGAAATATCCGGTTAAAGTGCCTGCCGGCGTTGAGATTAAAATCGATGCCGACCAGCTGACCGCCAAGGGCGGCCAGGGCACGCTATCAATGACCATTCACCACGATGTGGTGGTGGGTCAAGAAGATGGCCAGCTGACCTTCGCCCCGAGTGAATCTGCCAAGAGCTGGGCAATGGCCGGTACTACCCGCGCCTTGGTTCAGAACCTGGTGACGGGCGTATCCGAGGGTTTTACACGAACTCTCGAAATTGTTGGCGTCGGTTATCGTGCCCAAGTAAAGGGCCAGACGCTCAATCTTTCACTGGGCTTCTCGCACCCGGTCGACTACGAACTGCCTGAAGGTGTCTCAGCGGAAACGCCGAAAAACACCGTGATCGTGCTGAAAAGCGCGGACAAGCAGCAGCTCGGTCAGTGCGCCGCGGAAATCCGCGCCTTCCGTCCCCCTGAGCCGTATAAAGGCAAGGGTGTTCGGTACGCCGACGAGCAGGTGCGTCGCAAAGAAGCCAAGAAGAAGTAA
- the rpmJ gene encoding 50S ribosomal protein L36, with the protein MKVRASVKKMCRNCKIIRRNGAVRVICIEPRHKQRQG; encoded by the coding sequence ATGAAAGTTCGAGCTTCCGTAAAGAAAATGTGCCGTAACTGCAAGATCATTCGTCGCAATGGCGCAGTCCGCGTCATCTGCATCGAACCGCGGCACAAGCAGCGCCAGGGTTAA
- the rpsN gene encoding 30S ribosomal protein S14 produces MAKKSMVERELKRTKLVEKYAAKRAELKAIIVDVNASEEDRFEATLKLQQLPRDSSPVRQRNRCRVTGRPHGFYNKFGLGRNKLREAAMRGDVPGLKKSSW; encoded by the coding sequence ATGGCTAAAAAAAGCATGGTAGAGCGTGAGCTCAAGCGCACCAAATTGGTCGAGAAGTACGCGGCCAAGCGCGCTGAGCTCAAAGCAATCATCGTAGATGTGAACGCTTCTGAGGAAGATCGCTTCGAGGCGACGCTGAAGCTGCAGCAACTGCCGCGCGACTCAAGCCCGGTGCGCCAGCGTAACCGCTGCCGCGTCACAGGCCGTCCGCACGGTTTTTACAACAAGTTCGGCCTCGGCCGTAACAAGCTGCGTGAAGCCGCCATGCGTGGCGACGTTCCTGGTCTGAAAAAGTCCAGCTGGTAA
- a CDS encoding DNA-directed RNA polymerase subunit alpha, producing MQRSVTEFLRPRDIKVEEISAHHAKIVLEPFERGFGHTLGNALRRILLSSMPGCAVVEAEIAGVEHEYSALEGVQEDVIEILLNLKDVAIKMHSRDEAVLSLNKQGPAVVTAGDIALDHSVEIVNPDHVIAHVNEGAELKIQLKVAMGRGYEPADARGSDEESRAIGRLQLDATFSPVRRVSYAVEAARVEQRTDLDKLIIDLETDGTLDPEEAIRRSATILQEQLAAFVDLEADKEQEVEEEEDHVDPILLRPVDDLELTVRSANCLKAENIYYIGDLIQRTEVELLKTPNLGKKSLNEIKDVLAARGLSLGMRLENWPPASLKDDKASA from the coding sequence ATGCAGCGTTCAGTGACAGAGTTTCTCCGTCCTCGTGACATCAAGGTCGAAGAAATCAGCGCACATCATGCCAAAATCGTTCTCGAACCGTTCGAGCGCGGCTTTGGTCACACCCTGGGGAATGCACTGCGTCGCATTCTGCTTTCATCCATGCCCGGCTGTGCCGTGGTAGAGGCTGAGATTGCGGGTGTCGAGCACGAATATAGTGCTCTCGAAGGGGTGCAGGAAGATGTCATTGAAATCCTCCTGAACTTGAAAGATGTTGCGATCAAGATGCACAGCCGCGATGAGGCGGTGCTCTCGCTGAACAAGCAGGGCCCAGCCGTCGTCACCGCTGGCGACATTGCGCTTGATCATAGCGTCGAAATCGTCAACCCGGACCACGTCATTGCGCACGTCAATGAAGGTGCCGAGCTGAAGATTCAGCTTAAGGTAGCGATGGGTCGTGGCTACGAACCGGCTGACGCCCGTGGCTCTGATGAAGAGTCCCGTGCTATTGGCCGCCTGCAGCTGGATGCTACCTTCAGCCCTGTCCGCCGTGTTTCCTACGCGGTCGAAGCTGCTCGTGTCGAACAGCGGACCGACCTCGATAAGCTGATTATCGACTTGGAAACCGACGGTACCCTGGATCCGGAAGAGGCTATCCGCCGCAGTGCGACCATCCTGCAAGAGCAGCTGGCCGCCTTCGTCGACCTGGAAGCAGATAAAGAGCAGGAAGTCGAAGAGGAAGAGGATCACGTTGATCCGATCCTATTGCGCCCCGTAGACGATCTTGAGTTGACCGTTCGCAGCGCGAACTGCCTGAAAGCCGAGAATATCTATTATATTGGTGATCTGATTCAGCGCACTGAAGTTGAGCTGTTGAAGACCCCGAACCTCGGTAAAAAGTCCTTGAATGAAATCAAGGATGTATTGGCGGCGCGCGGCTTGTCCCTCGGCATGCGGTTGGAAAATTGGCCGCCGGCTAGCCTGAAGGACGACAAGGCCTCCGCGTGA
- the rplR gene encoding 50S ribosomal protein L18 produces the protein MNAKKESRLRRARRARAKIRELGVYRLCVNRTPRHIYAQIISPDGGKVLASASTLDKALREGATGNSEAATKVGELIAERAKEAGITQVAFDRAGFKYHGRVKALADAAREGGLEF, from the coding sequence ATGAACGCGAAGAAAGAATCTCGTCTCCGTCGTGCCCGCCGTGCTCGCGCCAAGATCCGCGAGCTGGGCGTGTATCGCCTGTGCGTCAACCGTACCCCGCGTCACATCTATGCGCAGATTATCTCGCCGGATGGTGGCAAAGTGTTGGCTAGCGCATCTACGCTAGACAAAGCACTGCGCGAGGGTGCGACTGGTAACTCGGAAGCCGCCACGAAGGTTGGCGAACTGATTGCCGAACGCGCTAAAGAAGCAGGCATCACCCAGGTGGCCTTCGATCGTGCTGGCTTTAAGTATCACGGTCGCGTCAAGGCTCTGGCCGACGCCGCGCGTGAAGGCGGCCTGGAATTCTAA
- the rplQ gene encoding 50S ribosomal protein L17 yields MRHRKSGRHLNRTSSHRQAMFKNMSVSLVEHEVIKTTLPKAKELRRVIEPLITLSKQDSVANRRLAFARTRSKEAVGKLFNELGPRYAERPGGYVRILKCGYRTGDNAPMAFVELVDRPVVEEAVAEE; encoded by the coding sequence ATGCGTCATCGTAAGAGTGGTCGTCATCTGAATCGTACCAGCTCGCATCGGCAGGCCATGTTCAAGAACATGTCTGTCTCGCTGGTCGAACATGAAGTTATCAAGACAACCCTGCCCAAAGCCAAGGAGCTGCGTCGCGTTATCGAGCCGCTGATCACCTTGTCTAAGCAGGATAGCGTTGCCAACCGCCGTTTGGCATTTGCCCGCACGCGCTCTAAAGAAGCCGTCGGCAAACTGTTCAACGAGTTGGGTCCGCGTTACGCCGAGCGTCCGGGCGGTTACGTCCGTATTCTCAAGTGCGGTTATCGCACCGGCGACAACGCGCCTATGGCATTCGTTGAGCTTGTCGATCGTCCGGTGGTTGAAGAGGCCGTTGCAGAAGAGTAA
- the rpmD gene encoding 50S ribosomal protein L30, whose amino-acid sequence MAATIKVTQIRSTIGVQPKHKATINGLGLRRIGHSVELEDTPAVRGMIHKVNYLVRVEGE is encoded by the coding sequence ATGGCAGCAACGATCAAGGTTACCCAGATCCGCAGCACCATCGGCGTTCAGCCCAAGCACAAGGCCACTATCAACGGCCTGGGTCTGCGTCGCATCGGTCATTCGGTTGAGCTGGAAGACACCCCTGCCGTGCGCGGCATGATCCACAAGGTAAACTACCTTGTGCGCGTTGAGGGAGAGTAA
- the rpsK gene encoding 30S ribosomal protein S11, whose product MANPRSNRKKVKKQVVDAVAHIHASFNNTIVTITDRQGNALSWATAGGSGFRGSRKSTPFAAQVASERAATAAAEYGVKNVDVLVKGPGPGRESAVRALNAAGFRVQSIIDATPIPHNGCRPPKKRRV is encoded by the coding sequence ATGGCTAACCCGCGTAGTAACCGTAAAAAGGTTAAAAAGCAGGTAGTGGATGCCGTAGCGCATATCCATGCCTCTTTTAACAACACGATCGTGACGATCACAGACCGCCAGGGCAACGCTCTGTCATGGGCGACTGCCGGTGGTTCGGGTTTTCGTGGTTCTCGCAAGAGCACCCCGTTCGCTGCTCAAGTGGCAAGTGAACGTGCAGCAACGGCTGCAGCCGAGTATGGTGTGAAAAATGTCGACGTGCTGGTCAAAGGCCCAGGACCCGGTCGTGAATCCGCCGTGCGCGCACTGAATGCCGCCGGCTTCCGCGTGCAAAGCATTATCGACGCGACGCCCATCCCCCATAATGGCTGCCGTCCGCCGAAGAAACGCCGCGTTTAA
- the rpsH gene encoding 30S ribosomal protein S8 yields the protein MSMQDTLADMFTRIRNAQMATKETVSMPSSKLKVEVARVLKEEGYITDFTVAESTKPELTVTLKYFEGKPVIDHIQRVSKPSLRRYMGKDNLPKVADGLGIAIVTTSNGVMTDRAARQAGVGGEVICTVF from the coding sequence ATGAGCATGCAAGACACTCTGGCGGATATGTTTACCCGTATCCGCAATGCGCAGATGGCCACCAAAGAGACGGTCTCCATGCCGTCTTCCAAGCTGAAAGTGGAAGTGGCCCGCGTGCTGAAAGAAGAGGGCTACATCACCGATTTCACGGTGGCTGAAAGCACCAAGCCCGAATTAACCGTGACCCTCAAGTACTTTGAGGGCAAGCCGGTTATCGACCATATCCAGCGGGTTTCCAAGCCGTCTTTGCGCCGTTATATGGGCAAGGACAACCTGCCTAAGGTCGCCGATGGTCTGGGTATTGCGATCGTTACCACCTCTAATGGGGTGATGACCGATCGTGCCGCTCGCCAGGCGGGTGTTGGTGGCGAAGTCATCTGCACCGTATTCTAG
- the rpsD gene encoding 30S ribosomal protein S4 — protein sequence MARYIGPKCKLSRREGTDLFLKSGVTPFEKKCKSEQIPGVHGQRRQRLSDYGLQLREKQKVRRMYGVLEKQFRNYYKEAARLKGATGEVLLQLLESRLDNVVYRMGFGSTRSEARQLVSHKAISVNGRSVNVASYQVKPGDVVSIREKAKNQARIQNALSIAANRGDVAWIETDAKKMEGTFKALPERGDLSADINENLIVELYSK from the coding sequence ATGGCTCGTTATATTGGACCGAAGTGCAAACTGTCTCGTCGTGAAGGCACCGATCTCTTTTTGAAGAGTGGCGTGACTCCCTTCGAGAAGAAGTGTAAATCCGAGCAGATTCCGGGTGTACACGGCCAGCGCCGTCAACGTCTTTCAGACTACGGCTTGCAGCTTCGCGAGAAGCAAAAAGTGCGTCGTATGTACGGCGTACTCGAAAAGCAGTTCCGTAACTACTACAAAGAAGCCGCTCGCCTGAAAGGCGCGACCGGTGAAGTTTTGTTGCAGTTGCTCGAATCCCGACTGGATAACGTCGTCTACCGTATGGGCTTCGGCTCGACTCGCTCTGAAGCGCGTCAGCTGGTCAGCCACAAGGCGATTAGCGTGAACGGTCGCAGCGTTAACGTAGCTTCCTACCAAGTGAAGCCGGGTGACGTTGTTTCCATTCGCGAAAAGGCGAAGAACCAGGCTCGCATTCAAAACGCGTTGTCCATTGCGGCCAACCGTGGTGATGTGGCGTGGATCGAAACCGACGCCAAGAAGATGGAAGGCACTTTCAAGGCTCTGCCTGAACGCGGTGACCTGTCTGCCGACATCAACGAAAACCTGATCGTCGAGCTGTACTCCAAGTAA
- the thiE gene encoding thiamine phosphate synthase, translating to MSFDLSLYLVTDATLCQHHGLERTVIEAVRGGVSMVQLRDKQASDAQMIDQARRLKALLAGSGVALIINDRLEVALASQADGLHVGQSDTTVRQARAAMGPQAILGLSINTVEQLHDAPTDQLDYVGIGPIFATPSKQDHAQPIGFGGLASLIKDCPLPSVAIGGLNASHVNAIRRAGADGLAVISAICGQPDPEAAARAFQR from the coding sequence ATGTCCTTTGATCTGTCACTCTACCTGGTCACCGACGCGACGCTTTGCCAGCACCATGGCCTCGAGCGTACCGTCATAGAGGCTGTCCGCGGCGGTGTCAGCATGGTGCAACTGCGCGACAAGCAGGCAAGCGATGCGCAGATGATCGACCAGGCGCGGCGCCTGAAAGCCCTCCTGGCCGGCAGCGGAGTGGCGTTGATCATCAACGATCGCCTTGAGGTGGCCCTTGCCAGCCAGGCCGATGGGCTGCATGTCGGTCAGAGCGATACCACGGTTCGCCAGGCCCGGGCCGCGATGGGGCCACAGGCCATATTGGGGCTCTCGATCAACACCGTGGAGCAACTTCATGACGCGCCCACAGATCAGCTTGACTACGTTGGCATCGGGCCGATTTTTGCCACTCCCAGCAAACAGGATCACGCCCAACCGATAGGCTTTGGCGGCCTTGCCTCCTTGATCAAGGATTGCCCGCTACCCAGCGTGGCGATCGGCGGGCTTAATGCCAGCCACGTGAATGCGATACGGCGAGCCGGCGCTGACGGGCTGGCGGTCATCTCTGCGATATGCGGGCAGCCCGACCCCGAGGCGGCAGCTCGCGCCTTCCAGCGATAA
- the rpsM gene encoding 30S ribosomal protein S13, which translates to MARIAGVNIPDNKHAAISLTYIFGIGRTRAEHICVAAGIAPTAKIQDLSSDEVDTLRSEVGKYTVEGDLRRDVTLNIKRLMDLGCFRGLRHRRSLPLRGQRTKTNARTRKGPRKPIRK; encoded by the coding sequence ATGGCCCGTATTGCAGGCGTCAATATCCCGGACAACAAGCATGCGGCGATCTCGCTGACCTATATCTTCGGGATTGGCCGTACACGTGCAGAGCACATCTGTGTTGCTGCCGGTATCGCGCCGACTGCCAAGATCCAGGACCTGTCTTCTGACGAAGTCGACACCCTGCGTTCTGAAGTTGGTAAGTACACCGTAGAGGGCGACCTTCGTCGTGATGTTACGCTTAATATTAAGCGTCTCATGGACTTAGGTTGTTTCCGTGGTCTGCGTCATCGTCGTAGTCTTCCGCTGCGTGGTCAGCGGACTAAGACTAACGCGCGTACCCGTAAGGGCCCGCGTAAGCCGATCCGCAAATAA
- the secY gene encoding preprotein translocase subunit SecY, with translation MAKSGNMPAMGSGLSELWARLRFVLLAIVVYRIGAHIPVPGINPDQLAALFREQQGTILGMFNMFSGGALERMSVLALGIMPYISASIIMQLMTAVSPHLEQLKKEGEAGRRKISQYTRYGTVLLAFIQAVGMSVGLASQGIAYTADFSFYFTAVITFVSGAVFMMWLGEQITEKGIGNGISLLIFAGIVAGLPSAAGQAFELARNEGAWNVLPLLALSALGIATVAFVVFIERGQRRLKVNYPRRQVGNKMYAGQSSYLPLKVNMAGVIPAIFASSILLFPASIGQWVGSGEGMEWLQRASQALGPGQPLYILLFGAAVVFFCFFYTALVFNPKDVADNLKKSGAFLPGIRPGEQTARYIDKVMTRLTLFGALYITAVSLMPQFLIVAWNVPFFFGGTSLLIVVVVIMDFMAQVQSHLMSHQYDSVMKKSNLKGYGSGGIMR, from the coding sequence ATGGCCAAGTCAGGAAACATGCCGGCGATGGGCAGCGGTCTGAGTGAACTGTGGGCGCGTTTGCGCTTCGTGCTCCTCGCCATCGTGGTGTACCGTATTGGTGCCCACATTCCCGTTCCCGGTATCAATCCTGACCAGCTTGCTGCCTTGTTCAGGGAGCAACAGGGCACCATTCTGGGCATGTTCAACATGTTCTCAGGTGGTGCGCTGGAGCGCATGAGTGTCCTCGCCCTGGGCATAATGCCCTATATTTCGGCGTCGATTATCATGCAGCTGATGACTGCGGTCTCTCCCCATCTTGAACAGCTCAAGAAGGAAGGCGAGGCCGGCCGCCGCAAGATTAGCCAGTACACCCGCTACGGCACGGTGCTGCTGGCGTTTATTCAGGCTGTCGGTATGTCTGTCGGTCTGGCTAGCCAGGGTATCGCGTACACCGCTGACTTCAGCTTCTATTTTACCGCCGTGATTACGTTCGTATCGGGCGCGGTATTCATGATGTGGCTAGGTGAGCAAATTACCGAAAAAGGCATTGGCAACGGTATTTCGTTGCTGATCTTCGCCGGTATTGTGGCTGGGCTGCCCAGTGCGGCAGGTCAGGCGTTTGAATTGGCTCGCAACGAAGGGGCCTGGAACGTACTGCCACTGTTAGCGCTATCGGCACTGGGTATCGCGACTGTTGCGTTCGTGGTGTTCATTGAACGCGGTCAACGCCGCCTTAAAGTGAATTACCCGCGACGCCAGGTCGGCAACAAGATGTATGCAGGGCAAAGCAGCTACCTGCCACTGAAAGTGAACATGGCGGGTGTTATTCCGGCCATCTTCGCTTCCAGTATCCTGCTCTTCCCGGCCTCGATTGGCCAATGGGTTGGGTCAGGCGAAGGTATGGAGTGGTTGCAGCGTGCTTCGCAAGCATTAGGCCCCGGCCAACCGCTTTACATCTTGCTTTTTGGGGCGGCAGTGGTATTCTTCTGCTTCTTTTACACAGCGCTGGTCTTCAACCCCAAGGATGTGGCTGACAATCTGAAAAAGTCAGGTGCTTTCCTGCCGGGTATTCGTCCTGGCGAGCAGACCGCTCGCTATATTGACAAGGTCATGACGCGTTTAACGTTGTTTGGTGCCTTGTACATCACTGCGGTTTCCCTGATGCCCCAGTTCCTGATCGTAGCGTGGAACGTGCCGTTCTTCTTTGGCGGTACCTCGCTGTTGATCGTGGTAGTGGTCATCATGGACTTCATGGCCCAGGTGCAGTCGCATCTCATGTCGCATCAATATGACTCAGTGATGAAGAAGTCCAACCTGAAAGGCTACGGTAGTGGCGGCATCATGCGCTAA
- a CDS encoding DMT family transporter, whose protein sequence is MTTSLKGILCMCTGVLFLALGDAVSKWLGEVHSPLQIIFFRALVSLPLIALLAHFAGGLRKLQTRRPGVHLLRGLIYTATMACFVWGLTLLPLAEATAIAFVAPLFVTVLSVPLLGERIEPPVLIASLVGFVGVLIIVRPNSDAFQLGALVLVGAALFYALMMITARRYGGREHLWAMLFYMTSVPLVVTGLTLPWVWQTPLPWHWLGFLASGVLGVGATAFITLAFRFTPAAIAAPFDYTAMLWAVLLGWWFWGELPDLWVWVGSALIMASGLAIAYHDRRTTLKRRPTA, encoded by the coding sequence GTGACGACGTCGCTGAAAGGCATACTCTGCATGTGTACGGGCGTGCTGTTCCTGGCACTGGGGGACGCCGTCTCCAAGTGGTTAGGTGAGGTGCATTCGCCACTGCAGATCATCTTCTTTCGGGCGCTGGTCTCGCTACCGCTGATTGCCCTGCTTGCCCACTTTGCCGGTGGCTTGCGCAAGCTGCAGACCCGGCGCCCGGGCGTGCATTTGTTACGCGGGTTGATCTATACCGCCACCATGGCCTGTTTCGTATGGGGTTTAACGCTATTACCGCTGGCCGAAGCCACGGCGATAGCCTTCGTCGCGCCGTTGTTTGTCACCGTGCTGTCGGTGCCGTTGTTAGGAGAGCGTATTGAACCACCGGTGCTTATTGCCTCACTGGTGGGGTTTGTCGGCGTGTTGATTATTGTTCGTCCTAATAGCGATGCCTTTCAACTGGGCGCCCTGGTGCTGGTGGGGGCGGCACTGTTCTATGCCCTGATGATGATTACCGCACGCCGCTACGGGGGCCGTGAGCACCTTTGGGCGATGCTGTTCTACATGACTTCTGTGCCCTTGGTGGTGACGGGGCTGACCTTGCCTTGGGTTTGGCAGACGCCGCTGCCCTGGCACTGGCTGGGGTTTTTGGCGTCTGGCGTGCTGGGTGTGGGCGCGACGGCGTTTATTACCCTGGCGTTTCGTTTCACGCCGGCGGCGATAGCTGCCCCGTTTGATTACACCGCCATGCTCTGGGCAGTGCTGCTCGGCTGGTGGTTCTGGGGCGAACTGCCCGACCTCTGGGTATGGGTAGGCAGCGCCTTGATCATGGCGAGCGGCCTGGCGATTGCCTATCATGACCGGCGTACCACCTTGAAGCGCCGCCCAACCGCCTAG